A window of the Gossypium hirsutum isolate 1008001.06 chromosome A05, Gossypium_hirsutum_v2.1, whole genome shotgun sequence genome harbors these coding sequences:
- the LOC107959549 gene encoding laccase-14, with the protein MVSWFVGVLFLSTLLLCSADVHHYEFFVRESNFTKLCNTTTLLVVNDSYPGPEIRVHKGDTVFVNVHNQGNYSFTIHWHGVKQPRNPWFDGPEFITQCPIQPGTNFTHEIILSDEIGTLWWHAHSDWTRGSVHGAFIILPAENDTYPFPTPNADQTIILQSWYNGDYKQIIDDALAAGVAPRTADAYAINGHLGDTYGCPNDTIFLMEVESENIYLLRIINAAMNEEQFFTITNHTLIVVAQDASYVRMFTTDYIMISPGQTMDVLVIADQNVGQYYMAIRPFSDSAAQPSDFITTGVFQYTNNEGGLNASLIPLPAMNDTDAMLNFINQIRYTNVSQNPTINVPADTDINRRLYITIATNTLPCNTSECVSDDRFAASLNNVSFVSPRIDILQAYYRNITGVFTQDFPFNPPVFYNFTGNLTDFNTVAGEGTRAIVVNYGDAVEMVLQTTRLGAGGSHPIHLHGFSFYWVGIGTGNFNNETDPSTYNLVDPPLINTVHSPAAGWVALRFFAKNPGVWYMHCHFERHNSWGMSTVLIVRNGSTTETSMRPPPSTMPRCPGT; encoded by the exons ATGGTCTCATGGTTTGTAGGGGTTCTATTTCTAAGCACTTTGCTCCTTTGCAGTGCTGATGTACATCACTATGAGTTCTTT GTGCGAGAGTCAAACTTTACGAAACTGTGCAACACAACGACATTGCTGGTCGTAAACGATAGTTACCCGGGGCCTGAGATTCGGGTTCACAAAGGTGACACTGTCTTCGTTAATGTCCACAATCAAGGAAACTATAGCTTCACCATTCACTG GCACGGCGTGAAACAACCAAGGAATCCATGGTTCGACGGTCCCGAGTTCATAACGCAGTGCCCGATTCAACCAGGGACCAACTTCACCCATGAAATCATATTATCGGATGAAATAGGAACCCTGTGGTGGCATGCACACAGTGACTGGACTCGCGGTTCTGTCCATGGAGCTTTCATCATTTTACCAGCTGAGAACGATACTTATCCTTTCCCCACTCCAAACGCCGATCAAACAATCATACTTC AATCGTGGTACAATGGGGATTACAAGCAAATTATCGATGATGCACTCGCAGCTGGTGTTGCTCCTCGCACAGCAGATGCTTATGCTATCAATGGACATTTAGGAGACACATATGGATGCCCCAATG ATACAATATTCCTCATGGAAGTTGAGTCTGAGAATATATACCTTCTCCGCATAATCAATGCTGCAATGAACGAAGAGCAATTCTTTACCATCACAAACCACACCCTCATTGTCGTCGCACAAGATGCCTCCTACGTTCGAATGTTCACCACAGACTATATAATGATAAGCCCTGGTCAAACCATGGATGTTTTGGTCATTGCCGATCAAAACGTCGGCCAATATTACATGGCTATTAGGCCTTTCTCTGATTCCGCTGCTCAACCTAGTGACTTCATTACTACTGGCGTTTTTCAATATACAAACAATGAGGGTGGATTGAATGCTTCCTTGATACCGCTGCCCGCAATGAACGATACAGATGCTATGCTTAACTTCATCAACCAAATTCGGTACACCAATGTCTCCCAAAACCCGACCATAAACGTACCGGCGGATACAGATATCAATAGACGACTGTACATTACAATCGCCACAAACACCTTGCCATGCAACACATCAGAATGTGTTTCAGATGACAGATTCGCTGCAAGTCTGAACAATGTCAGCTTTGTTTCCCCACGTATTGACATTCTCCAAGCATACTACag GAACATCACTGGTGTTTTCACCCAAGATTTTCCGTTTAATCCACCAGTATTCTATAATTTCACTGGAAACTTGACTGATTTCAATACTGTAGCTGGGGAAGGGACGAGGGCTATTGTGGTAAATTATGGGGATGCAGTAGAGATGGTGCTGCAAACGACCCGGTTGGGGGCTGGTGGAAGTCACCCAATTCATTTGCACGGTTTCAGCTTCTATTGGGTGGGAATTGGTACCGGAAATTTCAACAATGAGACAGACCCAAGCACATATAACCTAGTTGATCCGCCACTTATAAACACTGTCCACAGTCCTGCTGCAGGATGGGTTGCCCTCAGGTTTTTTGCAAAAAACCCCG GGGTGTGGTATATGCATTGCCATTTCGAAAGGCATAATAGCTGGGGAATGAGCACTGTTTTGATTGTGAGGAATGGATCCACCACCGAAACCAGCATGCGCCCACCGCCATCTACCATGCCTCGTTGTCCTGGAACCTAG